The Siniperca chuatsi isolate FFG_IHB_CAS linkage group LG7, ASM2008510v1, whole genome shotgun sequence genome includes a window with the following:
- the LOC122879066 gene encoding uncharacterized protein LOC122879066, with product MAQTCGACGETKWAREQLSGRVGGNLHVTVRRRSDGRMRLELCKECNLYHCPFCQPAVYKPKGDYASVWTHVEIHRMRALQHGEFNIHSCHLQCRGERHFHCPYCAKTIINRKQFGSHMDKCVESSTAAATGVQSAAPPGTCAQPVITVGQRAVLLLNLAPPFQQTIMMGQCTATSPAQPKSRADQHPAPLDPPVKPKCTSGQSPASPDRLVEPTTTAGLPAAPPDPPVQPTTPVVHPPTLTEGPVNQTGQMFRTVQRKIKCPMCNLYLNKKNLRKHKLRKHLISEKDITAKDHLRSQCVDSHNGVYAVAKSYKATAIPVHVIKKKSGSTHKMVCEEDRCEVISDFQRRSGMPNSQCPHLRSVDFCFTRASREDLKPGVLEELVDNKWIGKDMGAKCLNHRDQATQSRAPLVTLVDLGGSHCLYLSVFEPKVSQYSKLGRLFVTYNVKGRLWHCDCSRGRISCLHKCIAKWYLFQTNKQLFSSHAERDAPLRFSELTEPTETSTENSPGTVYPLREEGLKEMAKYIYNQKKLPTTFPENITQSEIHFSKFLVPAETVCQECPGHVSLTEPVLITNKARVITLTGVTEDTSTFFKKCPDCELVYCYQEWSEGLHNYNNHIILSLQLCMLLQNSIKNHTAGGGVVEVLKRTVGVKSPSGMEVLQAYLHFEALTSHDCLSVVMLDLYQKGVFNMAGIEINDLPESFTGEVNAKEFWDSVCMEIITSSLVARSSTYVATSDGNLKEAAVSAVITSFTPAERKRLSKQRTEECHRAVSRYLVKGLHPLSTVESPWFREMTKTLNPKYHLPSRDQLINTLIPSWYSVEKKHVIKELLQVSEAAVTCDRWTSFAHDHYLTVTLHFIMKGQMKQKVLCTKPVYDTQTDTVVAEQIGGILEEFGVRDKVVAMTVDNAFNISIKKLQFRMLRCFAHILNLAAQKVYTSNTVARWASKIRAVVEWIKRSSTAQTVLRAKQQLLNLPQHSLVLNARTCWSSLYLMVERFVEQYAAIQATTTDPQIKPSVEKKRLETPSDDDHRKAQEFIRIMKPLHTSLLCVSADKSPTCSQIFPILKKLEAHLETQDDDSLFTAMLKEKVWGDLSTCYKDGDTWKFLQESSALDPRFKNRIELDEIWYRVKNAAIRVKNKTQVSNQEENRLLHEDSDASDVSEQKDKEPEYSDETPLPKRPRLTALEELFEEEDRALKSSAAAEETPSIHERVQQEIQLFRNLPAVPTSEDALAWWWERRDTLPLLSELTNSYLCIQASSTPCERVFSTAGDTISQERSHILPEQADMQIFLQKNG from the exons GAGCAGCTTTCTGGGCGTGTTGGAGG GAACTTGCATGTCACAGTGCGCAGGCGATCAGATGGCCGCATGCGTCTGGAGTTGTGCAAAGAGTGCAATCTTTACCACTGTCCCTTCTGCCAGCCAGCCGTCTACAAGCCAAAAGGAGACTATGCAAGCGTTTGGACACATGTAGAAATCCACAGAATGAGGGCCTTGCAACATGGAG AGTTTAATATTCATTCGTGCCATTTGCAGTGCAGAGGAGAAAGACATTTTCATTGTCCATACTGCGCAAAGACAATTATAAATCGGAAACAGTTTGGAAGTCATATGGACAAATGTGTGGAaagttcaacagcagcagcaacaggtgTCCAATCTGCTGCTCCGCCTGGCACTTGTGCTCAGCCAGTTATCACAGTCGGCCAGCGTGCCGTCCTCCTGCTCAACCTCGCTCCCCCTTTTCAGCAAACTATCATGATGGGACAGTGTACTGCTACTTCCCCTGCTCAACCAAAATCCAGAGCAGACCAGCATCCTGCTCCACTTGACCCCCCTGTTAAACCAAAATGCACATCAGGCCAGTCTCCTGCTTCACCTGATCGCCTTGTCGAACCCACAACCACAGCgggcctgcctgctgctccaCCTGACCCACCTGTTCAGCCAACAACCCCAGTGGTCCACCCCCCTACTTTAACAGAGGGCCCTGTTAATCAAACAGGTCAAATGTTCAgaacagtacagagaaaaataaaatgtccaaTGTGCAACctatacttaaataaaaaaaatctaagaaaaCATAAACTCAGGAAACACTTAATTTCTGAGAAGGACATAACAGCCAAAGACCATCTTAGAAGTCAGTGTGTTGACTCTCATAATGGGGTGTACGCTGTAGCAAAGTCTTACAAGGCCACTGCCATACCAGTTCATGtcattaaaaagaaatcaggCAGCACACACAAAATGGTGTGCGAAGAAGATCGGTGCGAGgttatttcagattttcaaaGGAGGAGCGGCATGCCTAATAGCCAGTGCCCTCATCTACGCTctgttgatttttgttttactcGTGCAAGCAGAGAAGACTTGAAACCCGGTGTGTTGGAGGAACTGGTTGACAATAAATGGATTGGAAAAGACATGGGGGCCAAGTGCCTTAACCATCGTGACCAAGCCACTCAGAGCAGAGCCCCACTTGTTACTCTTGTGGATCTTGGTGGAAGTCATTgcctgtatttgtctgtgtttgagcCCAAAGTGTCACAGTACAGCAAGTTAGGAAGATTATTCGTGACGTACAATGTAAAGGGAAGGTTGTGGCATTGTGATTGTTCTCGAGGGAGAATTTCCTGCTTGCACAAATGCATAGCCAAATGGTATCTCTTCCAAACCAACAAACAGTTATTTTCCTCACATGCCGAACGAGACGCACCACTAAGGTTTTCTGAATTGACAGAACCTACAGAAACCTCCACAGAAAATTCCCCTGGAACTGTGTATCCACTAAGAGAAGAAGGACTAAAAGAAATggctaagtacatttacaacCAAAAAAAATTGCCCACCACTTTTCCAGAAAACATCACCCAGTCTGAAATACACTTTTCAAAGTTTTTGGTTCCAGCTGAAACTGTCTGCCAAGAGTGCCCAGGTCATGTCTCCTTAACAGAACCAGTGCTGATCACCAACAAAGCAAGAGTTATTACTTTAACAGGAGTGACAGAAG ATActtccacatttttcaaaaagtgTCCAGATTGTGAACTGGTCTACTGTTACCAGGAGTGGAGCGAGGGCCTTCACAATTACAACAACCACATAATCCTGAGTCTGCAACTATGCATGCTTCTCCAAAACTCAATCAAG aatcaCACTGCTGGTGGTGGAGTGGTGGAGGTGCTGAAACGGACAGTAGGTGTCAAGTCTCCATCTGGCATGGAAGTGCTTCAGGCATATCTCCACTTTGAAGCTCTTACAAGTCacgactgtctgtctgtagtcATGCTGGATCTTTATCAAAAGGGGGTTTTCAACATGGCAG GGATTGAGATAAACGACCTGCCTGAATCCTTTACCGGAGAAGTAAACGCAAAGGAATTCTGGGATTCGGTGTGCATGGAGATAATAACAAGCAGCCTGGTTGCTC GAAGTTCTACCTATGTTGCCACCTCAGATGGTAACCTCAAAGAAGCTGCAGTGTCTGCTGTCATAACCTCCTTCACGCCGGCTGAAAGAAAGAGGCTGagcaaacaaagaacagaggagtGTCACAGGGCTGTGAGCAGATATCTTGTGAAAGGATTACATCCCTTGTCCACAGTGGAGTCCCCATGGTTTAG AGAGATGACAAAAACACTAAACCCAAAGTACCACCTGCCTTCCAGAGATCAGCTCATAAACACACTGATACCTTCATGGTACTCTGTGGAGAAGAAACATGTCATCAAAGAGCTGCTTCAAGTGTCTGAGGCTGCAGTGACATGTGACAGGTGGACAAGTTTTGCCCACGACCATTACCTGACAGTTACTTTACACTTCATAATGAAAGGCCAGATGAAGCAGAAAGTACTTTGTACAAAGCCAGTTTATGACACTCAGACGGACACAGTAGTGGCAGAGCAGATCGGTGGTATACTGGAGGAATTTGGTGTCAGAGACAAAGTTGTTGCCATGACGGTGGATAATGCGTTCAATATTTCCATCAAGAAACTGCAGTTCAGGATGCTGAGATGTTTTGCCCATATACTTAATCTTGCTGCACAGAAGGTGTACACCAGCAACACTGTGGCCAGATGGGCATCAAAAATAAGAGCTGTTGTTGAGTGGATCAAAAGGTCTTCCACAGCTCAAACAGTTCTTCGGGCGAAACAACAGCTTTTAA ATCTACCACAACACTCTTTAGTACTCAATGCCCGAACATGTTGGAGCTCATTGTACCTCATGGTGGAGAGGTTTGTAGAGCAGTATGCTGCCATTCAGGCCACCACCACAGATCCACAGATCAAACCATCTGTTGAGAAGAAAAG GCTGGAAACGCCCTCAGACGACGATCACCGAAAAGCACAGGAGTTCATTAGGATCATGAAGCCTCTGCATACATCTTTGCTCTGTGTCTCAGCTGACAAGAGTCCAACTTGTAGTCAGATTTTTCCCATCCTGAAAAAACTGGAGGCCCACCTTGAAACCCAGGATGATGACTCTCTGTTCACAGCCATGCTCAAGGAAAAAGTCTGGGGTGACCTGTCTACATGTTACAAG GATGGCGATACTTGGAAGTTCCTACAGGAGTCGAGCGCTCTGGATCCAAGGTTCAAGAACAGGATTGAGTTGGATGAGATTTGGTACAGAGTGAAAAATGCTGCGATTagggttaaaaacaaaacacag GTGTCAAATCAGGAGGAAAACAGACTTTTGCATGAGGACAGTGATGCGTCGGATGTATCtgagcagaaagacaaagagccAGAGTATTCAGATGAG ACTCCGTTGCCCAAAAGGCCGAGGTTAACTGCCCTGGAGGAGCTTTtcgaggaggaggacagagctCTGaagagcagtgcagcagcagaagagaCACCTTCAATACATGAACGAGTCCAGCAAGAAATACAGCTGTTCAGAAACCTGCCTGCAGTACCCACATCAGAGGACGCTCTGGCCTGGTGGTGGGAGAGACGAGACACGCTGCCTCTCCTGTCTGAACTCACCAACTCATACCTGTGTATCCAAGCATCGTCTACTCCTTGTGAGAGagtgttttccacagcaggGGACACAATCAGCCAAGAAAGGTCACACATTCTACCAGAACAGGCAGATATGCAGATTTTTCTACAGAAAAATGGTTAA